The Microterricola viridarii genome segment ATTCGAGCCGTGGGCCGGGCGGGACCTGATCGGACCCAAGACCGAGGTCTTGGTTCCCGGCAGCACCGCCGGCCGGTTCAGCGGCGGCAATCTGAGCCTCGTTGCCGCGGCGCTCGGCGCGGCGGAGGCCGCGCAGAACCCCGGCGGCATCCTCTTCCTGGAGGACATCGATGAAGAGGTCTACCGGCTCGACAATCTGCTGGTGCAGTTGCAGCGGGCCGGGCGGCTCTCGAGCTCCTCCGGCATTGTGCTCGGATCGTGGCTCCACTGCGGTGATGCGGATGAGATCCAAGACCTCCTGGCCGAGTACCTCGGCGATCTCGACGTGCCCGTGCTCTGGGAGCAGGGTTTCGGGCATGACCCGCACGCGCTCAGTGTTCCGATGAACATCGACGGCGTGCTCGACGCGAGCGGCCAGACACCGCGGCTGACCGTCTCGGGGCCGGCGTGATGAGCGAGTACTGGACGCTGCCGACGCTCGATGACCGTGCGATCTGGAGCGTGCGAGTGCTCGACGCCGCGAGCGGCGCGCCCCTGCTCGAGCACAACCAGGACACCCAGTGTGAGACGGCCAGCATCGGCAAGATCTTCCTGCTCATCGAGGTCGCGCGGCGCATTGAGGACGGCACCCTGCAGCTCGGCCAACGGGTCCAGGTTCCGGCCGAGTTCGCCGTCGCCGACTCCGGCATCCTGTATCGGATGCGCGATCAGCTGCTCTGCGTCGATGACTTGGCGCTGCTCGTCGGTGCGTTCAGCGACAACCTCGCCACCAACACCCTGCTGCATCTGTGCGGTCTCGAGACGGTGCGCATGGTGGCGCCGGGGCTCGGGTACCGGCACACCGCACTGCACGACTATCTGCGCGACGAACGCACGCCGGATCTGCCGTGGACGCCATCGTTCGGCACCGCCCGCGAACTGGCCGATGTGATGCTCAGGCTGGCTGCCGGTGACGTGCACTCCCCCGCGGTCAGCGCGCGGGTGCTCGATTGGCTCGCCGCGAACGCGGACACCTCGCTGCTCGCCGACTCGTTCCTGGTCGACCCGCTCGCCCATGTCGACGCCGATTATCAAGGCATCGTGCTGCGGCACAAGACGGGGTCGACCAATTTCGCGCGGATCGATGTCGGCCATGTGTCCGGACCGGCGGGGTCCGTTGCCTATGCGGTCGCGGCGAACTGGAAGAATCAGTCGGCCGATCTGCGCGCCCCCGTGATCGATGCGATGCGCGCCATCGGAGAACAGATCCGCGGCCACATCACCGGCCGGCCTCGAGAGGAATGACTCAGATGACCCCGCGCTTCTACTCCGAGCACGACACGCAGTGGTCGGTGCTCGCCGTCGACATCGACTCCGGAGAGGAACTCGTCCGGCTGGACGCCGAGCGCGTGCTCGACACCGCCAGCGTCGGCAAGATCTTCCTGCTGCACCGTCTGCTCAGCGAGGCCGACGCGGGGACCCGCTCGCTCGAGGAGCAGGTCACGCGCCGTCCCGTCGAGTGGATGGACAATTCCGGCCTCTGGTACCTGCTGCAGGCGGACACCCTGTCGCTCTATGACGCGGCCGCCCTCGTCGGCGCGGTGAGCGACAATGCCGCCACCAACACGCTCTGCCGCGTGATCGGCCTCCCCGTTGTGCAGGAGCACACGCGCGCGCTCGGCTACACCGAGTCGGCGCTCGACGATGTTGTGCGCTGGCCGCTGCCGCCCGGTGCCCCGCGGACGCTCTCGCACGCCAACGCGGAGGAGCTGGTGCGCTTCGTGCAGCGCACCGCCCGCGCCGAAGACCTCTCGCCGGCTTCCGCGGACACCCTGCAACGCTGGCTCGGTGCCGGCATGGACCTCTCCATGACGGCATCCGCCTTCGGCCTGGACCCGCTCGCCCACTACTACTTCGACCGCGACATCTGGCTCTGGAACAAG includes the following:
- a CDS encoding serine hydrolase, coding for MTPRFYSEHDTQWSVLAVDIDSGEELVRLDAERVLDTASVGKIFLLHRLLSEADAGTRSLEEQVTRRPVEWMDNSGLWYLLQADTLSLYDAAALVGAVSDNAATNTLCRVIGLPVVQEHTRALGYTESALDDVVRWPLPPGAPRTLSHANAEELVRFVQRTARAEDLSPASADTLQRWLGAGMDLSMTASAFGLDPLAHYYFDRDIWLWNKTGTISTVRADVGLVMSGERRIAYAVLANWRSGADARDGVLASMREVGEVIRAALRG
- a CDS encoding serine hydrolase translates to MLDAASGAPLLEHNQDTQCETASIGKIFLLIEVARRIEDGTLQLGQRVQVPAEFAVADSGILYRMRDQLLCVDDLALLVGAFSDNLATNTLLHLCGLETVRMVAPGLGYRHTALHDYLRDERTPDLPWTPSFGTARELADVMLRLAAGDVHSPAVSARVLDWLAANADTSLLADSFLVDPLAHVDADYQGIVLRHKTGSTNFARIDVGHVSGPAGSVAYAVAANWKNQSADLRAPVIDAMRAIGEQIRGHITGRPREE